Proteins encoded in a region of the Pangasianodon hypophthalmus isolate fPanHyp1 chromosome 21, fPanHyp1.pri, whole genome shotgun sequence genome:
- the fbxl7 gene encoding F-box/LRR-repeat protein 7, with the protein MGASQGKQSGSEGKGSSSISSDLSSSTDQTSTKAPKNVATSEDSDVSMRTLSTPSPALILPRSSPALFNGSSLSFAPETVGLTYPQRGMCQSKDHHQGAPIDMLPDHAFLQIFAHLPTNQLCRCARVCRRWYNLAWDPRLWRTVRLTGDVAHVDRALRVLTRRLCQDTPNVCLTVEMVVLNGCRRLTDRGLYTVAQCCPELRRLDLAGCYNVSNEAVFEVVSRCPNLEHLDVSGCSKVTCISLTREASIKLSPLHGQQISIRYLDMSDCFALEDEGLHIIAAHCTQLTHLYLRRCVRLTDEGLRFLVIYCPAVRELSVSDCRFISDFGLREIAKLEGHLRYLSIAHCGRITDVGVRYIAKYCSRLRYLNARGCEGLTDHGIEHLAKSCPKLKSLDIGKCPLVSDAGLEVLALNCFNLKRLSLKACESITGRGLQVVAANCFDLQLLNVQDCDVSLEALRFVKRHCKRCIIEHTNPAFF; encoded by the exons ACTCGGACGTGAGCATGCGCACTCTGAGTACGCCCAGTCCTGCTCTCATCCTTCCTCGTTCTTCACCTGCCCTCTTCAATGGCTCCTCGTTGTCCTTCGCTCCTGAGACTGTTGGTCTCACTTATCCTCAGCGTGGCATGTGCCAATCCAAAGACCATCATCAGGGGGCACCCATCGACATGCTGCCTGACCACGCCTTTCTGCAGATCTTCGCCCATCTGCCCACCAACCAGCTGTGTCGTTGCGCCCGCGTATGCCGCCGATGGTACAACCTGGCATGGGACCCACGGCTCTGGAGGACAGTGCGTCTGACGGGTGATGTGGCACATGTGGACCGGGCGTTGCGGGTGCTTACGCGTCGTCTATGTCAGGACACACCCAACGTATGTTTAACCGTGGAGATGGTGGTGTTGAATGGCTGTCGCAGACTTACCGACCGTGGCCTTTACACGGTGGCACAGTGCTGCCCCGAGCTGCGGCGCCTCGACCTCGCCGGCTGCTACAATGTGTCCAATGAGGCTGTATTCGAGGTGGTCTCACGATGCCCTAACCTGGAACACCTGGATGTCTCAG GATGCTCGAAGGTGACGTGCATCAGTCTGACGCGGGAAGCGTCCATCAAACTCTCTCCTCTGCACGGCCAGCAGATCTCCATCCGCTACCTGGACATGAGCGATTGCTTTGCGCTGGAGGATGAGGGTCTGCACATCATCGCGGCTCACTGCACGCAGCTCACGCACCTGTACCTGCGCCGCTGCGTGCGCCTGACCGACGAGGGTCTGCGCTTCCTCGTCATCTACTGCCCGGCGGTGCGTGAGCTGAGCGTTAGTGACTGCCGCTTCATCAGCGACTTCGGGCTGCGAGAGATCGCCAAGCTGGAGGGTCACCTGCGCTACCTGAGCATAGCGCACTGTGGCCGCATCACTGACGTAGGAGTGCGCTACATCGCTAAGTACTGCTCCAGGCTACGTTATCTGAATGCCCGAGGCTGCGAGGGCCTCACGGACCACGGCATCGAGCACCTGGCCAAGAGCTGTCCCAAGCTCAAGAGCCTGGACATCGGCAAGTGCCCACTGGTGTCGGATGCCGGGCTGGAAGTGCTCGCGCTCAACTGCTTCAATCTGAAGCGCCTGAGCCTGAAGGCGTGCGAGAGCATCACGGGCCGCGGGCTGCAAGTGGTGGCGGCCAACTGTTTCGACCTGCAGCTGCTTAACGTGCAGGACTGCGATGTGTCTCTCGAGGCGCTGCGCTTCGTCAAGCGCCACTGCAAGCGCTGCATCATCGAACACACCAACCCCGCCTTCTTCTGA